Proteins from a genomic interval of Oncorhynchus clarkii lewisi isolate Uvic-CL-2024 chromosome 13, UVic_Ocla_1.0, whole genome shotgun sequence:
- the LOC139364684 gene encoding frizzled-2-like, producing MKMDFQTSCVTFFALIMPSMMVSAQGDNGIAFPDHGFCQPISIPLCTDIAYNQTIMPNLVGHYNQEDAGLEVHQFYPLVKVQCSPELKFFLCSMYAPVCTVLEKAIPPCRSICERAKHGCEALMNKFGFQWPERLRCENFPVLGDGHICVGQNESTATAPPVHMPVPGTPGVHVYSTSDRPFRCPSVLKVPTYLNYSFLGELDCGAPCEHSRSSGGYMFFNDKEIYFARIWILIWSSLCCASTLFTVTTYLVDMQRFKYPERPIIFLSGCYTMVSIAYIAGYFLGDKVVCNGSFTPDGYKTIVQGTKKEGCTILFMMLYFFSMASSIWWVILSLTWFLAAGMKWGHEAIEANSQYFHLAAWAVPAVKTISILAMGQIEGDVLSGVCFVGLNSLNPIRGFVLAPLFIYLFIGTSFLLAGFVSLFRIRTIMKHDGTKTEKLERLMVRIGVFSVLYTVPATIVIACFFYEQAFRHHWERSWVSRNCKGLAIPCPMQYTPRMTPDFTVYMIKYLMTLIVGITSGFWIWSGKTLHSWRKFYTRLSNGRHGETTV from the coding sequence ATGAAAATGGATTTTCAAACGAGTTGTGTGACTTTTTTCGCACTGATCATGCCGTCAATGATGGTATCAGCGCAAGGGGATAATGGCATTGCTTTCCCGGACCACGGATTTTGCCAGCCTATTTCAATCCCACTATGCACGGACATCGCCTACAATCAAACTATCATGCCCAATCTGGTGGGACATTACAATCAAGAGGACGCAGGACTGGAGGTGCACCAGTTTTACCCCTTGGTAAAGGTACAGTGCTCGCCTGAACTTAAATTCTTCCTATGTTCAATGTATGCGCCTGTTTGTACAGTTTTGGAAAAGGCCATTCCACCCTGTCGCTCAATTTGCGAGAGGGCAAAGCACGGCTGCGAGGCGCTCATGAATAAATTTGGGTTCCAGTGGCCAGAACGCCTCCGGTGCGAGAATTTCCCCGTGCTTGGAGACGGGCACATTTGCGTGGGTCAGAATGAATCTACTGCCACTGCCCCGCCCGTACACATGCCAGTCCCTGGAACCCCTGGCGTCCATGTCTACTCCACATCAGACAGGCCTTTCCGCTGTCCATCTGTGCTCAAAGTCCCCACTTATCTGAATTATTCGTTTCTGGGGGAGCTGGATTGTGGAGCACCATGTGAACACTCCAGGAGCAGTGGAGGCTACATGTTCTTCAATGACAAAGAGATTTATTTTGCACGCATATGGATCCTCATCTGGTCGTCTCTGTGCTGTGCCTCCACCCTATTCACCGTCACCACCTACCTAGTGGACATGCAGCGCTTCAAGTACCCGGAGAGGCCCATCATCTTCCTCTCTGGGTGCTACACCATGGTCTCCATAGCCTATATCGCTGGCTACTTCCTGGGGGACAAGGTGGTGTGCAATGGCAGCTTCACCCCAGACGGGTATAAGACCATAGTCCAGGGGACCAAGAAGGAGGGCTGCACCATCCTCTTCATGATGCTGTATTTCTTCAGCATGGCCAGCTCCATCTGGTGGGTCATCCTCTCCCTCACCTGGTTCCTGGCAGCTGGGATGAAGTGGGGGCACGAGGCTATTGAGGCCAACTCCCAGTACTTCCACCTGGCAGCCTGGGCTGTGCCCGCCGTGAAGACCATCAGCATCCTGGCCATGGGGCAGATCGAGGGGGACGTGCTCAGTGGGGTGTGCTTTGTGGGCCTCAACAGCCTGAACCCCATACGGGGCTTTGTCCTGGCCCCCCTCTTCATCTACCTCTTCATCGGTACCTCCTTCCTCCTGGCCGGCTTCGTGTCCCTGTTCCGCATCCGCACCATCATGAAGCACGACGGCACCAAGACGGAGAAGCTGGAGCGCCTGATGGTGCGCATCGGGGTGTTCAGCGTGCTCTACACCGTCCCTGCCACCATCGTCATCGCCTGCTTCTTCTACGAGCAGGCCTTCCGCCACCACTGGGAGAGAAGCTGGGTCAGCCGTAACTGTAAAGGCTTAGCCATCCCCTGCCCCATGCAGTACACCCCCCGCATGACCCCTGACTTCACCGTCTACATGATCAAGTACCTGATGACGCTCATAGTGGGCATCACCTCCGGGTTCTGGATCTGGTCTGGCAAGACACTCCACTCCTGGCGCAAGTTCTATACCAGACTTTCAAATGGTAGGCATGGAGAGACCACTGTCTAG